Proteins encoded by one window of Drosophila melanogaster chromosome X:
- the GstT3 gene encoding glutathione S transferase T3, isoform A, whose translation MSAPIRYYYDLMSQPSRALFIIFRLSNMPFEDCVVALRNGEHLTEDFKKEINRFQRVPCIHDNGYKLAESVAILRYLSAKGKIPEHLYPKYFVDQSRVDEFLEWQHMSLRLTCAMYFRTVWLEPLLTGRTPSEAKIETFRMQMERNLDVVEEVWLEGKDFLTGSSLTVADIFAACEIEQTRMADYDVRIKYPKIRAWLKRVRQSCNPYYDVAHEFVYKISGTGPQAKL comes from the exons ATGTCCGCTCCCATTCGCTACTACTATGACCTGATGTCGCAGCCCTCGAGGGCGTTGTTCATTATCTTCCGGCTGAGCAACATGCCCTTCGAAGACTGCGTGGTTGCCCTGCGCAATG GCGAGCACTTGACCGAAGACTTCAAGAAGGAGATTAACCGCTTCCAGCGTGTGCCCTGCATCCACGACAATGGCTACAAGCTAGCGGAGAGCGTGGCCATCCTGCGCTATTTGAGCGCCAAGGGCAAGATACCGGAGCACCTCTATCCCAAGTACTTCGTTGACCAGAGCCGCGTCGACGAGTTCCTCGAATGGCAGCACATGTCCCTGCGGCTCACCTGCGCCATGTACTTCCGCACCGTGTGGCTGGAGCCGCTTCTGACAGGACGCACACCCTCCGAAGCCAAAATCGAGACGTTCCGCATGCAGATGGAGCGCAACCTCGACGTAGTCGAGGAGGTCTGGCTGGAGGGCAAGGACTTCCTCACCGGATCCTCCCTCACCGTTGCGGACATCTTTGCAGCCTGTGAAATCGAACAGACAC GAATGGCCGACTACGATGTCAGGATCAAGTACCCCAAGATCAGGGCGTGGCTGAAGAGAGTGCGCCAGAGCTGCAATCCGTACTACGATGTGGCCCACGAGTTCGTCTACAAAATCTCCGGAACGGGTCCACAGGCCAAGCTATAA